The following coding sequences lie in one Bacteroides helcogenes P 36-108 genomic window:
- the mtaB gene encoding tRNA (N(6)-L-threonylcarbamoyladenosine(37)-C(2))-methylthiotransferase MtaB, with amino-acid sequence MIDTNVFQDKTAVYYTLGCKLNFSETSTIGKILREAGVRTVRKGEKADICVVNTCSVTEVADKKCRQAIHRLVKQHPGAFVVVTGCYAQLKPEAVAKIEGVDVVLGAEQKKDLLQYLGNLQKHETGEAYTSVLKDIHSFAPSCSRGDRTRFFLKVQDGCDYYCSYCTIPFARGRSRNGTVASMVEQARQAVADGGKEIVLTGVNIGDFGKSTGETFFDLVKALDGVEGIERYRISSIEPNLLTDEIIEYVAGSRRFMPHFHIPLQSGSDEVLKLMRRRYDTALFASKIRRIKEVMPDAFIGVDVIVGTRGETEEYFEQAYQFIGSMDVTQLHVFSYSERPGTQALKIDHVVSPAEKHERSRRLLELSEEKTRAFYARHIGSVMPVLLERSKQGAPMHGFTANYIRVEVPHDDSLDNQVMPVRLGDFNEDSTALSGEVLR; translated from the coding sequence ATGATAGATACCAATGTATTTCAAGATAAGACGGCAGTTTACTATACATTAGGGTGTAAACTGAACTTTTCGGAAACTTCTACTATCGGTAAGATTTTGCGGGAAGCCGGCGTGCGTACGGTGCGTAAGGGGGAAAAAGCGGATATTTGTGTGGTGAATACCTGTTCGGTGACGGAAGTGGCAGACAAGAAATGCCGCCAGGCTATTCATCGATTGGTGAAACAGCATCCGGGAGCTTTTGTGGTGGTGACAGGTTGTTATGCCCAATTGAAGCCTGAAGCTGTGGCCAAGATAGAAGGAGTGGATGTTGTTTTGGGTGCTGAACAAAAAAAGGATCTCTTGCAGTACTTGGGAAATTTACAGAAACATGAAACGGGTGAGGCATATACATCGGTTCTCAAGGATATTCATTCGTTTGCTCCTTCATGCTCACGTGGTGACAGGACACGCTTTTTCCTGAAAGTTCAAGATGGCTGCGATTATTATTGCTCATATTGCACTATTCCCTTTGCCCGTGGTCGTAGCCGCAACGGTACTGTTGCATCAATGGTGGAGCAAGCCCGGCAGGCAGTGGCCGATGGCGGAAAGGAAATAGTGCTTACAGGTGTCAATATAGGTGATTTCGGTAAAAGTACGGGAGAAACTTTTTTTGATTTGGTAAAGGCGCTGGATGGAGTGGAAGGTATTGAACGCTATCGTATTTCTTCCATTGAACCTAATTTGCTGACAGATGAAATTATAGAATATGTGGCTGGTTCGCGGCGTTTTATGCCCCATTTTCATATTCCTTTGCAATCGGGTAGCGACGAGGTGTTGAAACTGATGCGCCGTCGTTATGATACTGCCTTGTTTGCATCTAAGATAAGGAGGATAAAAGAGGTGATGCCCGATGCTTTTATCGGTGTAGATGTTATTGTAGGGACGCGGGGTGAAACGGAAGAGTATTTTGAACAAGCATATCAGTTTATCGGAAGTATGGATGTGACGCAACTTCATGTGTTCAGCTATTCGGAACGTCCCGGCACACAGGCCTTGAAAATAGACCATGTAGTGTCTCCTGCAGAAAAACATGAACGGAGCCGACGTCTGTTGGAGCTTTCGGAGGAGAAAACCCGTGCGTTCTACGCCCGTCATATCGGCAGCGTAATGCCGGTTTTGTTGGAACGTTCCAAACAGGGAGCTCCGATGCATGGTTTCACTGCCAATTATATTCGTGTGGAAGTGCCTCATGATGATTCTTTGGATAATCAGGTGATGCCGGTTCGTCTTGGAGATTTCAATGAAGATAGTACCGCTTTGTCCGGTGAAGTCTTGAGGTGA
- a CDS encoding long-chain fatty acid--CoA ligase — MIQENFIKLYEHSFRENWDLPCYTDYGENESYTYGQVAQEIAKLHLLFKHCQLRRGDKIAIIGKNNARWCIAYMATVTYGGIVVPILQDFNPNDVHHIVNHSESVFLFTSDVIWEHLEEDRLTGLRGVFSLSDFRCLYQRDGETIQRFLKHLSGEMDRNYPKGFHKENVTYTDLSNDKVMLLNYTSGTTGFSKGVMLTGNNLAGNVTFGIRTGLLKKGDKVLSFLPLAHAYGCAFDFLTATAVGTHVTLLGKVPSPKILMKAFEEVKPNLIITVPLVIEKIYKNVIQPIINKKAMKWALSIPLLDGQIYGQIRKKLIDALGGRFKEVIIGGAAMNPEVEEFFHRIKFPFTIGYGMTECAPLISYAPWNEFVPTSSGRVLDIMEARIHKENPNDKLGEIQVRGENVMVGYYKNPEATQEVFTKDGWLRTGDLGTLDENSNLYIRGRSKTMILSSSGQNIFPEEIEARLNNLPFVLESLVIERNKKLIALVYADYEALDSLGLNQSDNLKTIMDENLKNLNNSVAAYEKVSQIQLYPTEFEKTPKRSIKRYLYNSIAENEIV; from the coding sequence ATGATACAAGAAAATTTCATCAAACTATACGAGCATAGTTTTCGTGAGAATTGGGACCTTCCCTGCTATACAGATTATGGAGAAAATGAAAGTTATACCTACGGACAGGTAGCGCAAGAGATTGCCAAACTGCATCTGCTTTTCAAGCATTGCCAGCTTCGCCGCGGTGATAAAATTGCCATTATCGGTAAGAACAACGCACGTTGGTGCATTGCTTATATGGCCACAGTCACTTACGGCGGTATTGTAGTTCCTATCTTGCAAGACTTCAATCCAAATGATGTACACCACATCGTAAATCATTCGGAATCTGTATTCCTCTTTACCAGCGATGTCATCTGGGAACATTTGGAAGAAGACCGCCTCACCGGCTTACGGGGCGTGTTCTCTTTAAGCGACTTCCGCTGCCTATATCAGCGTGACGGAGAAACAATTCAGCGTTTCCTCAAACATTTGAGTGGAGAAATGGACAGAAACTACCCGAAAGGTTTTCATAAAGAAAACGTTACTTACACCGACCTTTCCAACGACAAAGTAATGCTGCTTAACTATACTTCAGGGACAACAGGATTCAGCAAAGGAGTTATGCTGACCGGAAACAACCTGGCAGGCAACGTCACCTTTGGAATACGCACCGGATTATTGAAGAAAGGAGATAAAGTTCTGTCTTTCCTTCCATTGGCTCATGCTTATGGTTGCGCATTCGATTTTCTTACGGCAACTGCCGTGGGCACACATGTCACCCTGTTAGGGAAAGTGCCTTCACCCAAAATCCTGATGAAAGCTTTTGAAGAGGTTAAACCCAATCTGATTATAACCGTCCCTCTTGTCATCGAAAAGATATACAAAAATGTTATCCAGCCCATCATCAACAAAAAAGCAATGAAATGGGCACTCAGCATTCCCTTATTGGACGGACAAATCTACGGGCAAATACGTAAGAAACTGATCGATGCCCTCGGCGGACGTTTCAAAGAGGTGATTATAGGTGGAGCCGCCATGAATCCTGAAGTAGAAGAGTTTTTCCACCGTATCAAATTTCCATTCACAATCGGTTATGGTATGACCGAATGCGCTCCACTTATCAGCTACGCTCCATGGAATGAATTTGTGCCAACCTCTTCGGGACGCGTGCTCGATATTATGGAAGCACGTATCCATAAAGAAAATCCCAATGACAAACTCGGTGAAATACAAGTACGCGGTGAAAATGTAATGGTAGGCTATTACAAGAATCCCGAAGCTACCCAAGAGGTATTCACCAAAGACGGCTGGTTACGTACAGGAGACTTGGGAACTTTGGATGAAAACAGCAATCTCTATATCCGTGGACGTAGTAAAACCATGATTCTCAGTTCCAGTGGGCAAAACATATTTCCCGAAGAAATTGAAGCGCGTCTCAACAACTTGCCTTTTGTCTTAGAGAGCCTCGTGATTGAGCGTAATAAAAAGCTGATTGCTCTGGTCTATGCCGACTATGAAGCGTTGGACTCATTAGGACTGAACCAATCGGACAATCTTAAAACCATTATGGATGAAAATCTCAAAAACCTGAACAACAGTGTAGCTGCTTACGAAAAAGTAAGCCAGATACAACTTTATCCTACCGAGTTCGAGAAAACACCCAAAAGAAGTATCAAAAGATACTTATACAACAGCATTGCTGAAAATGAAATTGTATAA
- the rplI gene encoding 50S ribosomal protein L9: MEIILKEDVVNLGYKNDIVTVKSGYGRNFLIPTGKAVIASPSAKKMLAEDLKQRAHKLEKIKKDAEELAAKLEGVSLKIATKVSSTGTIFGSVGNIQIAEELAKLGHSIDRKIIVVKDAVKEVGSYKAIVKLHKEVSVEIPFEVVAEEA, encoded by the coding sequence ATGGAAATTATATTAAAAGAAGACGTAGTAAACTTGGGTTATAAGAATGACATCGTAACTGTTAAGTCCGGTTATGGTCGTAACTTCCTTATCCCGACTGGAAAAGCTGTCATCGCTTCTCCTTCTGCAAAGAAAATGCTGGCTGAAGATTTGAAGCAACGTGCTCACAAGCTGGAAAAAATCAAAAAGGATGCTGAAGAATTGGCTGCTAAGTTAGAGGGTGTATCTTTGAAAATCGCTACTAAAGTTAGCTCTACCGGTACTATCTTTGGTTCTGTTGGTAATATTCAGATTGCTGAAGAATTGGCTAAACTGGGACACAGCATTGATCGTAAGATCATCGTTGTAAAAGACGCAGTAAAAGAAGTTGGTAGCTATAAGGCTATCGTTAAATTGCATAAGGAGGTTTCTGTAGAGATTCCTTTTGAAGTAGTTGCTGAAGAAGCATAA
- the rpsR gene encoding 30S ribosomal protein S18 — protein sequence MAQQVQSEIRYLTPPSVDVKKKKYCRFKKSGIKYIDYKDPEFLKKFLNEQGKILPRRITGTSLKFQRRVAQAVKRARHLALLPYVTDMMK from the coding sequence ATGGCACAACAAGTTCAATCAGAAATCAGATATTTAACTCCGCCCTCAGTAGATGTAAAAAAGAAAAAATACTGCCGTTTCAAAAAAAGTGGTATTAAGTACATCGATTACAAAGACCCTGAATTCTTGAAGAAATTCTTGAATGAGCAAGGCAAGATTCTTCCGCGTCGTATTACAGGTACTTCTTTGAAGTTCCAGCGTCGTGTAGCTCAAGCTGTGAAAAGAGCACGTCATTTGGCGTTGCTTCCTTATGTAACTGACATGATGAAATAA
- the rpsF gene encoding 30S ribosomal protein S6, translating to MNQYETVFILTPVLSDVQMKEAVEKFKGILTSEGAEIVNEENWGLKKLAYPIQKKSTGFYQLIEFNAEPTVIEKLEINFRRDERVIRFLTFKQDKYAAEYAAKRRSVKSTKKED from the coding sequence ATGAATCAATACGAAACCGTTTTCATTTTGACTCCCGTTTTGTCTGATGTTCAGATGAAGGAAGCGGTAGAAAAATTCAAAGGCATCCTCACTTCTGAAGGTGCTGAGATTGTAAATGAAGAAAACTGGGGACTGAAAAAGCTGGCTTATCCAATCCAGAAAAAGTCAACCGGTTTTTATCAACTGATTGAGTTCAATGCAGAACCTACTGTTATTGAGAAATTGGAAATAAACTTCCGTCGTGACGAGCGCGTTATCCGCTTCTTGACTTTCAAGCAAGATAAATACGCTGCCGAATATGCTGCGAAGAGAAGAAGTGTTAAATCAACTAAAAAGGAGGATTAA
- a CDS encoding MarR family winged helix-turn-helix transcriptional regulator, with translation MIEQFNFDIRLIFAILNGKVSAAINRKLSRNFRQNGLEITPEQWTVLIFLWEKDGVTQQELCNATFKDKPSMTRLIDNMERQHLVVRISDKRDRRTNLIHLTKDGRELEEQARIIANQTLKEALHGINIEDLSISQEVLRKIFFNTKD, from the coding sequence ATGATAGAGCAATTCAACTTTGACATCCGACTTATATTTGCCATTTTAAATGGCAAGGTATCGGCTGCCATCAACCGCAAGTTATCCCGCAACTTCCGCCAAAATGGTTTGGAAATCACTCCGGAACAATGGACAGTATTGATTTTTTTATGGGAAAAAGATGGTGTAACGCAGCAAGAGTTGTGCAATGCAACCTTCAAAGACAAGCCCAGCATGACGCGTCTCATTGACAACATGGAACGCCAGCATCTTGTGGTGCGCATATCTGATAAAAGAGATCGCCGTACCAATCTGATCCACCTTACCAAAGATGGAAGGGAATTGGAAGAACAGGCACGCATCATCGCCAACCAAACTCTGAAAGAAGCCTTGCATGGTATTAACATTGAAGACCTAAGCATAAGCCAAGAGGTTTTGAGAAAAATTTTCTTCAATACTAAAGATTAG
- a CDS encoding response regulator transcription factor — MDEKLRILLCEDDENLGMLLREYLQAKGYAAELYPDGEAGYKAFLKNKYDLCVFDVMMPKKDGFTLAQEVRAANAEIPIIFLTAKTLKEDILEGFKIGADDYITKPFSMEELTFRIEAILRRVRGKKNKESNIYKIGKFTFDTQKQILSTPEQQTKLTTKESELLGLLCAHANEILQRDFALKTIWIDDNYFNARSMDVYITKLRKHLKEDDSIEIINIHGKGYKLITPEVEA; from the coding sequence ATGGACGAGAAACTGCGTATTTTATTATGCGAAGATGATGAGAATCTTGGCATGCTTTTAAGAGAATATTTACAGGCAAAAGGTTACGCTGCCGAGTTATATCCCGATGGAGAAGCAGGATACAAAGCTTTCCTGAAGAATAAATACGACTTGTGTGTATTTGACGTGATGATGCCTAAAAAAGACGGTTTTACTTTAGCTCAGGAGGTACGTGCCGCAAATGCCGAAATTCCTATTATCTTCCTGACGGCAAAAACTTTGAAAGAAGATATTCTGGAAGGTTTTAAAATTGGTGCTGATGATTATATCACTAAGCCGTTCAGTATGGAAGAACTGACTTTCAGAATTGAGGCTATCTTGAGACGTGTGCGTGGCAAGAAAAATAAGGAGAGCAATATTTATAAGATCGGTAAGTTTACGTTTGACACGCAAAAGCAGATTTTATCGACTCCCGAACAGCAGACCAAGCTGACTACCAAAGAGTCTGAACTGCTGGGCTTGCTTTGTGCACATGCAAATGAGATTTTACAACGAGACTTTGCGTTGAAGACTATCTGGATTGATGACAACTACTTCAATGCACGCAGCATGGATGTGTATATCACGAAATTGCGCAAGCATCTGAAAGAGGATGATTCTATTGAAATCATCAATATCCATGGAAAGGGCTATAAACTAATTACTCCAGAGGTTGAAGCCTGA